In one Halosimplex halophilum genomic region, the following are encoded:
- the aroA gene encoding 3-phosphoshikimate 1-carboxyvinyltransferase, with translation MDATIERSTVGGRARAPPSKSYTHRAILAAGYGTEATVRDPLVSADTQATRRAVEAYGGETDLSEDRSTLAVAGFDGRPDVPADVIDCANSGTTMRLTTATAALADGTTVLTGDGSLRSRPQGPLLDAIEQLGGRAESTRGNGQAPLVVGGPVSGGTASIPGDVSSQFVTALLMAGAVSEDGVTVDLETELKSAPYVDITIEVLEAFGVEASETDGGYRVEGGQSYAPEGGEYRVPGDFSSMSYLLAAGALAAPDGITVEGAYPSAQGDSAIVDVLERMGADIDWDRETGEITVRQSDLTGVEVSVADTPDLLPTIAVLGAAADGTTSIVDCEHVRYKETDRVSVMADSLTEMGAAVVEERDRLSIRGAETDLRGATLPGRDDHRIIMSLAVAGLVADGETTVTEAEDVDVSFPGFFDTLADLGATVSK, from the coding sequence ATGGACGCCACCATCGAGCGGTCGACGGTCGGGGGCCGGGCGCGGGCCCCGCCGTCGAAGAGCTACACGCACCGGGCGATCCTCGCGGCGGGGTACGGGACGGAGGCGACCGTCCGCGACCCGCTGGTCAGCGCCGACACGCAGGCCACCCGCCGCGCCGTCGAAGCCTACGGCGGCGAGACCGACCTCTCCGAGGACCGGTCGACCCTGGCGGTCGCGGGCTTCGACGGCCGCCCGGACGTGCCCGCCGACGTGATCGACTGCGCCAACAGCGGGACGACGATGCGCCTGACCACCGCGACGGCCGCGCTCGCCGACGGCACGACCGTCCTCACCGGCGACGGGTCGCTGCGCTCGCGCCCGCAGGGCCCCCTGCTGGACGCCATCGAACAGCTCGGCGGCCGCGCCGAGAGCACCCGCGGCAACGGCCAGGCCCCGCTCGTCGTCGGCGGGCCCGTCTCCGGCGGCACCGCCTCCATCCCGGGCGACGTGTCCTCGCAGTTCGTCACCGCCCTCCTGATGGCCGGCGCCGTCTCCGAGGACGGGGTCACGGTCGACCTCGAAACCGAGCTCAAGTCCGCGCCCTACGTCGACATCACGATCGAGGTGCTGGAGGCGTTCGGCGTCGAAGCCAGCGAGACCGACGGCGGCTACCGCGTCGAAGGCGGCCAGTCCTACGCCCCCGAGGGCGGCGAGTACCGCGTCCCCGGCGACTTCTCCTCGATGTCGTACCTCCTCGCCGCCGGCGCGCTCGCGGCCCCCGACGGGATTACCGTCGAGGGCGCCTACCCCAGCGCGCAGGGCGACTCGGCCATCGTCGACGTGCTCGAACGGATGGGCGCCGACATCGACTGGGACCGCGAGACCGGCGAGATCACCGTCAGACAGTCCGACCTGACGGGCGTCGAGGTCAGCGTCGCCGACACCCCCGACTTGCTCCCGACCATCGCGGTCCTCGGCGCCGCGGCGGACGGCACCACCTCGATCGTCGACTGCGAGCACGTCCGCTACAAGGAGACCGACCGCGTCAGCGTCATGGCCGACTCGCTCACGGAGATGGGCGCCGCCGTCGTCGAGGAACGGGACCGCCTGTCCATCCGCGGCGCCGAGACCGACCTGCGCGGCGCGACCCTGCCCGGCCGCGACGACCACCGCATCATCATGTCGCTGGCCGTCGCCGGCCTCGTCGCCGACGGCGAGACCACCGTCACCGAGGCCGAGGACGTGGACGTGTCGTTCCCCGGCTTCTTCGACACGCTCGCCGACCTGGGCGCGACCGTCTCGAAGTGA
- the msrA gene encoding peptide-methionine (S)-S-oxide reductase MsrA, whose product MTETETATLAGGCFWCIEAAFKELDGVESVTSGYAGGHVENPSYREVCSGSTGHAEVVQVEYDPATVAYEDLLEVFFRIHDPTTKDRQGPDVGSQYRSAVYYHDDEQKAVVERFVHNLQEGGDFDSYENDEIVTEIEPLDTFYEAEEKHQDYYDKNPGDRYCQFHAEPKVKKVREQFGDRAATQ is encoded by the coding sequence ATGACCGAGACAGAGACGGCGACGCTCGCGGGCGGGTGCTTCTGGTGTATCGAGGCGGCGTTCAAGGAACTGGACGGCGTCGAGTCGGTCACCTCCGGCTACGCCGGCGGCCACGTCGAGAACCCGAGCTACAGGGAAGTCTGTTCGGGGTCGACCGGCCACGCAGAGGTCGTGCAGGTCGAGTACGACCCCGCGACCGTCGCCTACGAGGACCTGCTGGAGGTGTTCTTCCGCATCCACGACCCGACGACGAAAGATCGGCAGGGCCCCGACGTGGGCTCGCAGTACCGCTCGGCCGTCTACTACCACGACGACGAGCAGAAGGCGGTCGTCGAGCGGTTCGTCCACAACCTCCAAGAGGGCGGCGACTTCGACAGCTACGAGAACGACGAGATCGTCACCGAGATCGAACCGCTGGACACCTTCTACGAGGCCGAGGAGAAACACCAGGACTACTACGACAAGAACCCGGGAGACCGCTACTGCCAGTTCCACGCCGAGCCGAAGGTAAAGAAAGTGCGCGAGCAGTTCGGCGACCGCGCCGCCACGCAGTGA